A single region of the Hoeflea prorocentri genome encodes:
- a CDS encoding VOC family protein has translation MPSIAYVTLIVPSYEEALAFFVGVLNFDLIDDNRMPDGKRWVLVRPSDGSGTALRIAEPANARQAARIGDQAGGRVSFFLSTGDFQADHARMLKNGVVFLEEPRTEPYGTVAVFLDPFGNRWDLLQPVD, from the coding sequence GTGCCGTCGATTGCTTACGTCACCCTTATCGTTCCGTCCTACGAGGAGGCGCTGGCCTTTTTTGTCGGCGTTCTGAACTTCGATCTGATCGATGACAACCGGATGCCCGACGGCAAACGTTGGGTGCTTGTGCGGCCGAGCGACGGCTCCGGGACGGCCCTGCGTATTGCCGAGCCCGCCAATGCGAGACAGGCCGCCCGCATCGGCGATCAGGCGGGCGGGCGGGTGTCCTTTTTCCTTTCCACCGGCGACTTCCAGGCGGACCACGCGCGGATGTTGAAAAACGGGGTCGTTTTCCTCGAAGAGCCCAGGACCGAGCCCTACGGAACCGTCGCTGTTTTCCTCGATCCGTTCGGCAACCGCTGGGACCTGCTGCAGCCGGTCGACTGA
- a CDS encoding Hsp20 family protein, with protein MSRMTPFSSPLLLGFDTMEKTLERIAKGSDGYPPYNIERLPARDSQGETLRITLAVAGFSQDDLDVTVQENQLIIRGRQVDTEDREYLHRGIAARQFQRAFMLADGMRVLTADLKNGLLAIDLVKPEPERETKRINISVRD; from the coding sequence ATGTCGCGTATGACACCTTTTTCGAGCCCGCTTCTGCTCGGCTTCGATACCATGGAAAAGACGCTGGAGCGCATTGCCAAAGGCAGCGACGGTTATCCTCCCTATAACATCGAGAGACTGCCTGCTCGCGATTCGCAAGGGGAGACCCTTCGCATCACCTTGGCTGTCGCCGGATTTTCGCAGGATGATCTGGACGTCACCGTTCAGGAAAACCAGCTCATTATCCGCGGACGCCAGGTTGATACGGAAGATCGTGAGTACCTTCATCGCGGCATCGCCGCGCGCCAGTTCCAGCGTGCCTTCATGCTGGCCGACGGTATGCGCGTGCTGACGGCCGACCTCAAGAACGGGCTGCTTGCAATCGATCTGGTCAAACCTGAACCTGAGCGCGAGACCAAACGGATCAATATTTCGGTCAGGGACTGA
- a CDS encoding nucleoside hydrolase: MADEISEPIKIIIDTDPGQDDAVAILLALASDRLNVLGITAVAGNVPLALTEKNARKICELARKPGTRVYAGAKSPMERPLVTAEYVHGKSGLDGPQLPEPDMPLQPLHGVDFIVETLLAEPAGEVTICALGPLTNLALALQQAPQIAERVRQIVLMGGGFFEGGNVTPAAEFNIYVDPEAAKMVFASGIPIVMMPLDVTHKVLTTRSRLDVIGKLATPVSKAVVELLEFFERYDESKYGIEGGPLHDPTVIAWLLQPDLFSGRYCNVEIETQSPLTEGMTVVDWWQVTDRPHNALVIRDVDADGFFALLTDHLSRL, from the coding sequence ATGGCCGACGAAATCAGCGAACCCATTAAAATCATTATCGATACCGATCCGGGGCAGGACGACGCAGTGGCCATTTTGCTGGCGCTGGCAAGCGACCGGCTCAACGTGCTGGGCATAACGGCGGTGGCCGGCAACGTGCCTCTTGCACTGACCGAAAAGAACGCAAGAAAGATTTGCGAACTGGCGCGCAAGCCTGGAACGCGCGTCTATGCCGGCGCCAAGTCACCGATGGAGCGGCCGCTCGTGACGGCCGAATATGTCCACGGCAAATCCGGTCTTGACGGTCCGCAGCTACCGGAACCGGATATGCCGTTGCAACCGCTTCACGGTGTGGACTTCATTGTCGAGACACTCCTGGCCGAACCTGCCGGTGAGGTCACGATATGCGCGCTCGGCCCGTTGACCAATCTTGCCCTCGCCCTTCAGCAGGCGCCCCAGATTGCCGAGCGCGTCCGTCAGATCGTGCTGATGGGCGGCGGTTTTTTCGAAGGCGGCAATGTCACGCCGGCAGCCGAATTCAACATCTATGTCGACCCGGAAGCCGCGAAGATGGTGTTTGCCTCCGGTATCCCCATTGTCATGATGCCGCTCGACGTTACCCATAAGGTGCTGACGACGCGCAGCCGGCTTGATGTCATCGGCAAGCTTGCAACGCCGGTATCGAAAGCCGTTGTTGAATTGCTGGAGTTCTTCGAGCGCTACGATGAAAGCAAATACGGGATCGAAGGCGGTCCATTGCACGATCCGACTGTGATTGCCTGGCTGCTGCAGCCGGATCTGTTTTCCGGGCGTTACTGCAATGTCGAGATTGAAACGCAATCACCGCTGACAGAGGGCATGACGGTGGTCGACTGGTGGCAGGTCACGGACCGGCCGCATAATGCGCTGGTGATCCGCGATGTCGACGCAGACGGTTTCTTCGCGCTTCTGACCGATCACCTTTCAAGGCTCTAA
- a CDS encoding [protein-PII] uridylyltransferase gives MTLKDLQIERICDAEALRAQCDAIAGEARDVTSQDTRNALFALLKKAVADGRNTISDMLREDGSGLKCARRLSLLQDEIIRVLFEFATERVYPVENPSTSEHMAVAAVGGYGRETLAPGSDIDILIILPYKQTAWTEQVVEYVLYMLWDMGFKVGHATRNVDECIRLSNSDMTIRTAILDARFLCGAKVLYDEMEQRFDAEVVRNSARAFIAAKLAERDVRHQKAGDTRYLVEPNVKEGKGGLRDLQTLFWLAKYYYRVRALKDLVKRGVLSRREAKLFEKSEDFLWAVRCHMHFLTGKAEERLSFDIQREIAADLGYHDHPGLSSVERFMKHYFLVAKDVGDLTRILCAALEDEEAKETPGLSRVFRRLAHRRRKIPGTLDFLQDNGRITVVDEEIFKRDPVNLIRLFHLADIHDLMFHPDALKLAKRSLSLINAKVREDEEANRLFLSILTSPRRPTLILTRMNEAGVLGRFIPEFGRIVSMMQFNMYHHYTVDEHLLRAVDVFSSIEKGTEDDAHPLTASILPDIKEREVLYVALLLHDIAKGRPEDHSVAGARVARKLCPRLGLTPEQTDTVAWLVSEHLTMSMIAQSRDLHDRKTIEDFAEVVQSLDRLRLLLVLTICDIRAVGPGVWNGWKGQLLRTLYGETELMLSGGFSAVSGKERAQEARALLGDALADWPEAERENYLNLHYLPYLLTVQLEDQVRHAEFIRRTREAGKPLATMVRTHSFHAITEITVLAPDHPRLLSIVTGACAAAGANIADAQVYTTSDGRALDTIMINREFSEDEDELRRAERIGAMIEAVLAGQKHLPEVIAHKTRHRRKTKPFTVTPKVSVNNNLSNYFTVIELEGLDRTGLLSEITEILSDLSLDIASAHITTFGEKVIDTFYVTDLFGHKITNENRHANIIARLKAVLAGIEEEVRQKMPQGMIAPPREKGRRVGQQ, from the coding sequence ATGACACTGAAAGACCTGCAAATTGAGCGGATATGCGATGCAGAAGCGCTTCGCGCGCAATGCGACGCCATTGCCGGTGAAGCCAGGGACGTTACGTCGCAGGACACGCGCAATGCCCTGTTTGCCCTGCTCAAAAAGGCAGTTGCGGATGGCCGCAACACCATTTCCGATATGTTGCGCGAGGACGGCAGCGGGCTGAAATGCGCCCGCCGCCTCTCTCTGCTGCAGGATGAAATCATTCGCGTGCTGTTCGAATTTGCGACCGAGCGGGTTTATCCCGTGGAAAACCCATCAACGTCGGAGCATATGGCGGTTGCCGCGGTCGGCGGCTATGGGCGGGAGACACTGGCGCCGGGGTCCGACATCGATATCCTGATCATCCTGCCCTACAAACAGACGGCCTGGACGGAGCAGGTGGTCGAATATGTGCTCTACATGCTCTGGGACATGGGCTTCAAGGTCGGGCACGCGACCCGAAATGTCGATGAGTGCATTCGCCTTTCCAACAGCGATATGACCATTCGTACAGCCATACTGGATGCCCGTTTTCTTTGTGGCGCCAAGGTCCTCTACGACGAGATGGAACAGCGTTTCGACGCGGAGGTCGTCCGCAACAGCGCCCGCGCCTTTATCGCCGCCAAGCTGGCCGAACGCGATGTGCGTCACCAGAAGGCCGGCGATACGCGTTATCTGGTCGAACCCAATGTCAAGGAGGGCAAGGGCGGTCTGAGGGATTTGCAGACGCTGTTCTGGCTGGCAAAATACTATTACCGCGTTCGCGCCCTGAAAGACCTTGTCAAACGCGGCGTGCTCTCCCGACGCGAGGCGAAACTGTTCGAAAAGTCGGAGGATTTTCTCTGGGCCGTGCGGTGCCACATGCATTTTCTCACCGGCAAGGCCGAGGAGCGCCTGTCCTTCGACATACAGCGGGAAATCGCGGCCGATCTCGGCTATCACGATCATCCCGGCCTGTCGTCGGTCGAGCGTTTCATGAAACACTATTTTCTTGTCGCCAAGGATGTCGGCGACTTAACGCGCATCCTGTGCGCCGCGCTGGAGGATGAGGAAGCCAAGGAAACGCCCGGCTTGTCGCGCGTGTTCCGACGGCTTGCGCATCGCCGCCGCAAGATCCCGGGCACATTGGACTTTCTTCAGGACAATGGCCGTATCACGGTCGTGGACGAGGAGATCTTCAAGCGTGATCCGGTCAACCTGATCCGCCTGTTCCATCTGGCCGATATCCATGACCTGATGTTTCATCCCGATGCGCTGAAGCTTGCAAAGCGCTCCCTTTCGCTGATCAATGCGAAGGTACGTGAAGACGAGGAAGCCAACCGGCTCTTCCTGTCGATCCTGACATCGCCACGCCGTCCGACGCTGATCCTGACGCGCATGAACGAGGCCGGTGTCCTCGGGCGGTTCATCCCGGAATTCGGCCGCATCGTTTCCATGATGCAGTTCAACATGTATCACCACTACACGGTGGACGAACATCTGCTACGAGCCGTCGATGTTTTTTCCAGCATCGAGAAGGGCACCGAGGACGACGCCCATCCGTTGACCGCCAGCATCCTTCCCGACATCAAGGAGCGGGAAGTGCTCTATGTCGCCCTTTTGCTGCACGATATCGCCAAGGGTCGTCCGGAGGACCATTCCGTTGCCGGCGCCAGGGTGGCGCGCAAATTGTGTCCGCGCCTCGGCCTCACGCCGGAACAGACGGACACGGTTGCCTGGCTGGTGAGCGAACATCTGACCATGTCAATGATTGCGCAGTCGCGCGATTTGCACGATCGCAAGACCATCGAGGATTTTGCCGAGGTTGTTCAGTCGCTGGACCGGTTGCGGCTGCTTCTTGTCCTGACCATTTGCGATATCAGGGCCGTGGGCCCGGGCGTGTGGAATGGCTGGAAGGGTCAGCTGCTGCGAACGCTTTACGGAGAGACCGAGCTGATGCTTTCAGGCGGTTTTTCCGCCGTGTCGGGCAAGGAAAGGGCGCAAGAGGCCCGCGCGCTTCTTGGCGATGCGCTTGCCGACTGGCCTGAAGCCGAGCGCGAGAACTACCTTAACCTGCACTATCTGCCTTACCTCTTGACCGTGCAGCTTGAAGATCAGGTGAGGCATGCGGAATTCATCCGCCGGACACGCGAGGCCGGCAAACCGCTGGCCACGATGGTGCGCACACATTCTTTCCACGCCATAACGGAGATCACGGTCCTGGCGCCCGATCATCCGCGGCTTCTGTCCATCGTGACCGGGGCCTGTGCGGCGGCCGGGGCCAATATCGCCGACGCGCAGGTTTACACCACATCGGACGGACGTGCGCTGGACACGATCATGATCAATCGTGAGTTCAGCGAGGATGAAGATGAACTGCGTCGGGCCGAACGCATCGGCGCGATGATTGAGGCAGTACTGGCCGGACAGAAGCATCTGCCCGAGGTGATCGCCCACAAGACGCGTCATCGCCGCAAGACCAAACCGTTTACCGTGACACCCAAGGTCAGCGTCAACAACAACCTGTCCAACTATTTTACCGTAATCGAGCTGGAAGGCCTGGACCGCACCGGGCTCCTGTCCGAGATCACAGAAATCCTCTCCGATCTCTCGCTCGATATCGCCTCGGCGCACATCACGACCTTCGGGGAGAAGGTCATCGATACGTTTTACGTGACCGATCTTTTCGGCCACAAAATCACCAATGAGAACCGTCACGCAAACATCATTGCGCGTCTCAAGGCGGTCCTCGCCGGTATCGAAGAAGAAGTACGCCAGAAAATGCCCCAGGGAATGATCGCCCCGCCGAGGGAAAAGGGCAGGCGGGTCGGCCAGCAATGA
- the murJ gene encoding murein biosynthesis integral membrane protein MurJ produces MSLLRKFASVGSATMASRVLGFVREALIAFVLGAGPVSDAFYAAFRFPNLFRRLFAEGAFNAAFIPLFAKELEGGGEKAAELFARQVLSVLLFVLIALSALAMIFMPFLVGTVIAPKFAEIPEKFDLTVLLTRIMFPYLAAMSLVAMLSGILNSYRKYFLAAISPVLLNVVLVAVLVLAVRLNADPRTIGISMASGVMLSGLLQLGLLVYGVRRAGFHVRIGTPRLTPPVRRLLWLALPAAITGGITQLNLLIGQIIISGQDGAISMVNYADRIIQLPLGVIGIAIGVVLLPELSRALKEGNAPAVNQLQNSSLEFGLGLTVPAAVAFAIIPAPVVALLFERGEFTRETTMVTAAVLAAFAAGLPAFVLNKIFTPSFYAREDMRSPMWFAGVNAAVNVAGSLILFPIVGVKGVAIATSAAGWVNVILLGGLLYKEGQFMPTRLTLRRVVLVIVASALMGLALYLALLVIGPAVMDGSFLMRLGLMLILIAGGVLVYFAIVLLTGAMDRAQLLSLVSRRRV; encoded by the coding sequence ATGAGCCTGCTGCGCAAATTCGCCAGCGTGGGCTCCGCGACCATGGCAAGCCGGGTGCTGGGGTTTGTCCGCGAGGCGCTGATCGCCTTTGTTCTCGGTGCCGGGCCGGTTTCCGATGCGTTTTACGCCGCCTTCCGCTTCCCGAACCTTTTCAGACGTCTTTTTGCCGAAGGCGCGTTTAACGCCGCGTTCATTCCGCTTTTTGCCAAGGAGCTGGAAGGCGGCGGCGAAAAGGCGGCGGAGCTTTTTGCCCGTCAGGTCCTGTCGGTTCTGCTTTTTGTCCTCATTGCCCTGTCGGCGCTTGCGATGATTTTCATGCCTTTCCTCGTCGGCACGGTGATCGCACCCAAATTTGCCGAGATCCCGGAAAAATTCGATCTGACGGTACTCCTGACCCGGATCATGTTCCCCTATCTCGCCGCCATGTCCCTGGTGGCGATGCTGTCAGGCATCCTCAACTCCTATCGGAAGTATTTTCTGGCCGCGATCAGCCCCGTGCTGCTTAATGTGGTGCTGGTGGCCGTGCTCGTTCTGGCGGTGCGTCTGAATGCCGATCCAAGGACCATCGGCATTTCCATGGCCTCTGGCGTCATGTTGTCCGGCCTGTTGCAGCTTGGTCTTCTGGTCTATGGCGTGCGCCGCGCCGGTTTCCATGTCCGGATCGGCACCCCGCGCCTGACGCCGCCCGTCCGCCGGCTCCTGTGGCTGGCGCTTCCTGCGGCGATCACCGGCGGTATCACGCAGCTCAATCTCTTGATCGGTCAGATCATTATCTCCGGACAGGACGGCGCGATATCGATGGTCAACTATGCCGACCGCATCATTCAGCTTCCACTGGGGGTCATTGGGATCGCGATCGGCGTTGTCCTGCTGCCGGAACTGTCCCGGGCGCTCAAGGAAGGCAACGCACCCGCCGTCAACCAGTTGCAGAACAGCAGCTTGGAATTCGGTCTGGGGTTGACGGTACCCGCCGCCGTCGCTTTTGCGATCATTCCGGCGCCGGTCGTCGCGCTTTTGTTCGAGCGCGGGGAATTCACCCGTGAGACGACGATGGTCACCGCAGCCGTTCTGGCGGCGTTTGCGGCCGGACTTCCGGCCTTTGTGCTCAACAAGATCTTTACACCATCCTTCTATGCGCGCGAGGACATGCGCTCCCCCATGTGGTTTGCCGGTGTCAACGCGGCTGTTAACGTGGCAGGCAGCCTGATCCTTTTTCCGATTGTCGGGGTCAAGGGGGTCGCCATTGCAACATCCGCCGCCGGCTGGGTGAATGTCATCCTGCTTGGCGGGTTGCTTTACAAGGAAGGCCAGTTCATGCCGACCCGGCTGACGCTGCGCCGCGTTGTGCTGGTTATCGTCGCCAGCGCGCTCATGGGACTGGCTCTGTATCTCGCGCTGCTGGTGATCGGCCCGGCTGTGATGGATGGGTCGTTCCTGATGCGCCTTGGCCTGATGCTGATTCTGATCGCCGGCGGCGTTCTGGTTTACTTCGCCATTGTACTGCTGACCGGCGCAATGGACAGGGCTCAACTGCTCTCGCTTGTGTCGCGCAGGCGTGTGTGA
- a CDS encoding ribokinase, which yields MITVLGSINMDLIATVDRLPRPGETVIGSTFATAAGGKGANQALAAQRAGSKTRMTGAVGDDQFAKASLGLLAQAGVDLTMVQTTDGPTGTAVILVEHDGENSIAVVPGANGHVSAADAQSALGDMDKGDYLLLQLEVPAEAVSTALAAAREQGVVSVLNIAPLTDDAVELATLADIVIANETEFERLAGRTDIEPALRETLLADLHAASGQTLIVTLGADGVIAAHDGALIRTQGLVIDPVDTVGAGDTFCGYLAAALDGGDDFETALKKAAAAGSLACLKHGAQPAIPFKQDVVAALEP from the coding sequence ATGATTACTGTTCTCGGCTCCATCAATATGGATCTGATAGCAACCGTCGACCGACTGCCGCGACCCGGCGAGACGGTTATCGGCAGCACATTTGCGACGGCGGCCGGGGGCAAGGGCGCCAACCAGGCCCTCGCAGCACAGCGAGCCGGCAGCAAAACCCGCATGACCGGAGCCGTGGGCGATGATCAGTTTGCCAAGGCCTCGCTCGGACTGCTGGCGCAAGCAGGCGTGGATCTGACGATGGTTCAGACAACCGATGGGCCGACGGGAACGGCTGTCATACTGGTGGAACATGACGGTGAAAACAGCATCGCCGTTGTTCCGGGAGCGAATGGTCACGTGAGTGCGGCGGATGCGCAGTCAGCCCTTGGCGACATGGACAAAGGCGATTACCTGCTGCTTCAACTGGAAGTCCCTGCCGAGGCAGTCAGCACGGCCCTGGCTGCGGCCCGCGAGCAGGGTGTGGTTTCGGTTCTCAATATTGCTCCGCTCACCGATGACGCTGTCGAGCTCGCTACTCTGGCCGACATCGTCATTGCCAATGAGACCGAATTTGAAAGGCTCGCCGGCAGAACGGACATCGAGCCGGCCCTTCGCGAGACACTTCTTGCCGATCTGCATGCCGCATCCGGCCAGACACTGATCGTCACGCTGGGCGCCGATGGCGTGATTGCCGCGCATGATGGTGCGCTGATCCGCACACAGGGCCTTGTGATCGATCCTGTCGATACCGTTGGAGCCGGCGACACATTTTGCGGCTATCTGGCCGCAGCGCTCGACGGGGGCGATGATTTCGAGACCGCGCTCAAAAAAGCCGCCGCCGCGGGAAGCCTTGCCTGCCTCAAACACGGCGCACAACCGGCAATCCCCTTCAAGCAGGACGTTGTTGCCGCTTTAGAGCCTTGA
- a CDS encoding universal stress protein → MVSKRLSREEGHRRKFLAVIDDTPECERAVHYAASRAKRTNGVLVLIYVIEPGDFQHWLGVEEIMKAEQQEEGSATLERFAAQVRENAGIEPEQQIRMGKTVDEIHSLIEEDQDIAILVLAAGSAKDGPGPLVASIAGRGAAFPIPVTVIPDALSDEDIEALS, encoded by the coding sequence ATGGTATCGAAGCGACTATCAAGGGAAGAAGGTCACCGGCGCAAGTTTCTTGCCGTGATCGATGACACGCCAGAATGTGAGCGGGCGGTTCACTATGCCGCCAGCCGTGCCAAGCGCACCAATGGCGTCCTCGTCCTGATCTACGTCATCGAGCCGGGTGACTTTCAGCACTGGCTCGGCGTCGAGGAGATCATGAAGGCCGAACAGCAGGAAGAAGGCAGCGCGACCCTGGAGCGTTTTGCCGCGCAGGTGCGGGAAAATGCCGGTATCGAGCCGGAACAGCAGATCCGCATGGGCAAGACGGTCGATGAGATTCATTCGCTGATCGAAGAAGACCAGGATATTGCGATCCTTGTCCTTGCCGCCGGGTCGGCCAAGGACGGGCCGGGGCCGCTGGTCGCCTCAATTGCCGGGCGCGGTGCTGCCTTCCCGATCCCGGTCACCGTGATTCCGGATGCGCTCAGTGACGAGGACATCGAAGCACTCAGTTAA
- a CDS encoding alpha/beta fold hydrolase — protein MDLPGGDERMPETMHEIGGEQIFVADSGGDLPALLFIHGTMMDGTVWDKQVAVFRDRYRCVCPDLRGHGRSTARSPDISFEDHCDDLNTLIEELSLKDITLLGWSMGGCITQVFVTRYPGVVSRLVLIDTIPQRLSDEHFPYGQDPGSTPKTRHALETNFEATARGFGPRIAPEDEAVAAYISDLAARARQDVTINDYVTTDERSQIGLLPHITLPTTIVSGDRDLVCKPGASTFMAEHIPGCTDGVHVIAGAGHAPFLTHADEFNAILSNALEAHDHARG, from the coding sequence ATGGATCTGCCCGGGGGCGACGAGCGGATGCCCGAAACGATGCATGAAATAGGTGGGGAACAGATATTCGTGGCCGATTCCGGCGGCGATCTGCCTGCTCTGCTTTTTATTCACGGCACCATGATGGACGGAACGGTCTGGGACAAGCAGGTTGCCGTTTTCCGCGACCGATACCGTTGCGTCTGCCCTGACCTGCGCGGTCATGGACGCTCAACGGCCCGGTCCCCGGATATCAGTTTCGAAGATCATTGCGACGATCTCAACACCCTGATTGAAGAGCTTTCCCTGAAGGACATCACGCTGCTCGGCTGGTCGATGGGCGGCTGCATCACCCAGGTTTTCGTGACCCGCTATCCGGGCGTGGTTTCGCGTCTTGTGCTGATCGACACCATTCCTCAAAGACTGTCGGATGAGCATTTCCCCTACGGCCAGGACCCTGGAAGTACACCGAAGACCAGACATGCGCTTGAGACCAATTTCGAAGCGACAGCTCGGGGGTTTGGACCCCGTATCGCACCGGAAGATGAAGCCGTTGCGGCGTATATCTCCGACCTTGCGGCAAGGGCGCGCCAGGATGTCACGATCAATGACTACGTGACGACCGACGAGCGCTCGCAAATCGGCCTCCTGCCGCACATCACGCTGCCGACGACGATTGTCAGCGGTGACAGGGACCTGGTCTGCAAACCAGGCGCCAGCACCTTCATGGCCGAGCATATTCCGGGCTGCACTGACGGGGTCCATGTGATTGCCGGTGCCGGCCATGCGCCGTTTTTGACACATGCGGACGAGTTCAACGCCATTTTATCGAATGCACTTGAAGCCCATGATCACGCTCGCGGTTGA
- a CDS encoding NifU family protein encodes MFIQTEATPNPATLKFLPGKVVYEGGSADFRDPDSAAEASPLAARLFTVHGVTGVFFGYDFITVTKDDADWQHLKPAILGAIMEHFMSGQPVMNSEAGSDLEDEGEFYDEADESIVATIKELLETRVRPAVAQDGGDITFKGYKEGRVFLHMKGACAGCPSSTATLKHGIQNLLRHFIPEVQEVEAV; translated from the coding sequence ATGTTCATACAAACAGAAGCCACGCCCAATCCGGCGACACTGAAATTCCTGCCTGGAAAGGTGGTTTACGAAGGCGGTTCGGCCGATTTCCGCGATCCCGACAGCGCAGCCGAAGCATCGCCGCTTGCCGCTCGGCTGTTCACCGTACATGGCGTGACCGGCGTGTTCTTTGGTTACGACTTCATCACGGTGACCAAGGACGACGCTGATTGGCAGCACCTCAAGCCGGCGATCCTCGGTGCGATCATGGAGCACTTCATGTCGGGCCAGCCTGTCATGAACAGTGAAGCCGGGTCCGATCTGGAAGACGAAGGCGAGTTCTATGACGAGGCCGATGAATCGATTGTCGCGACCATCAAGGAGCTTCTGGAAACACGCGTGCGTCCGGCCGTTGCACAGGACGGCGGCGACATTACCTTCAAGGGCTATAAGGAAGGACGTGTGTTCCTGCATATGAAGGGCGCCTGCGCCGGATGTCCTTCGTCGACGGCAACGCTGAAGCACGGCATTCAGAACCTTTTGCGCCATTTCATTCCCGAAGTTCAGGAAGTTGAAGCCGTCTGA
- the tsaB gene encoding tRNA (adenosine(37)-N6)-threonylcarbamoyltransferase complex dimerization subunit type 1 TsaB: MITLAVDTSAGDCAACICDSSERGELGRSVEHIGRGHAERLFPVIARAMNDAKVSYGDLERLGVCIGPGSFTGLRVGVSAMRGLSLALGIPLAGVSVFEALVFSARPGSPVLAVLDARRGEVYTQLFDGAGHPVGEAAAMLPSEAAQLAAEAGAMLLGSGAPLVIAEKGTLGVLSAEASADIGAIARLTAGASQPDAAPRPLYLRAADAKPQTGFAVSRQEAHP, translated from the coding sequence ATGATCACGCTCGCGGTTGATACATCTGCCGGCGATTGTGCGGCATGCATCTGCGATTCGTCCGAACGCGGCGAGCTTGGCCGCTCGGTCGAGCACATAGGGCGCGGCCATGCGGAGCGGCTTTTTCCCGTCATTGCGCGGGCAATGAACGACGCAAAGGTCTCCTACGGAGATCTTGAGCGCCTTGGCGTGTGCATCGGCCCCGGTTCCTTTACCGGTCTGCGTGTCGGCGTATCGGCAATGCGTGGTCTTTCGCTGGCCCTCGGCATACCGCTGGCGGGTGTAAGCGTGTTCGAGGCGCTTGTCTTTTCGGCGCGGCCCGGCAGCCCGGTGCTGGCAGTCCTCGACGCTCGCCGCGGCGAGGTTTATACGCAACTCTTCGATGGAGCCGGCCACCCCGTCGGTGAAGCCGCCGCGATGCTGCCTTCCGAAGCCGCACAATTGGCCGCAGAGGCCGGTGCGATGCTTCTGGGCTCCGGCGCCCCTCTCGTGATCGCGGAAAAAGGCACACTTGGCGTATTGTCTGCTGAGGCGAGCGCCGATATCGGCGCAATCGCCAGGCTTACCGCCGGCGCGAGCCAGCCGGACGCGGCGCCAAGGCCGCTTTACCTTCGCGCTGCCGACGCCAAGCCGCAGACAGGATTTGCCGTCAGCCGGCAGGAGGCGCATCCGTGA
- the trpS gene encoding tryptophan--tRNA ligase, whose product MSEFKPLVFSGVQPTGNLHLGNYLGAIRKFVALQESHDCIYCVVDLHAITAQLVHDDLAGHTRAITAAFLASGIDPKAHIVFNQSRVSGHAELAWIFNCVARIGWMNRMTQFKDKAGKDRENASLGLLAYPSLMAADILVYRATHVPVGDDQKQHLELTRDIAQKFNIDFSQRIAETGLGVDMLVGEERVNGYFPLTEPLIGGPAPRVMSLRDGTKKMSKSDVSDLSRINLTDDADTIAKKIRKAKTDPEPLPGDVEGLEGRAEADNLVGIYAALSDTTREAVISEFAGQQFSAFKPALTELAVSVMSPINDEMRRLLESPDHIDDVLRDGGERAAEIAGQTMKDVKDIIGLLR is encoded by the coding sequence ATGTCCGAGTTCAAGCCGCTGGTCTTTTCCGGGGTGCAGCCCACCGGTAATTTGCACCTGGGCAATTATCTGGGCGCGATCCGCAAGTTTGTCGCCCTTCAGGAAAGCCACGACTGCATTTATTGCGTTGTCGATCTTCACGCCATAACCGCGCAACTTGTCCATGACGATCTTGCCGGTCACACGCGCGCCATCACCGCTGCGTTCCTTGCTTCCGGGATCGACCCGAAGGCTCACATCGTCTTCAACCAGAGCCGGGTGTCCGGGCATGCCGAGCTCGCCTGGATTTTCAATTGTGTGGCGCGCATCGGCTGGATGAACCGGATGACCCAGTTCAAGGACAAGGCCGGCAAGGATCGCGAGAACGCCTCGCTTGGCCTGCTGGCCTATCCGAGCCTCATGGCGGCCGATATCCTGGTTTACCGGGCGACCCACGTGCCCGTCGGTGACGATCAGAAACAGCATCTGGAACTGACGCGTGACATTGCACAGAAGTTCAATATCGACTTTTCGCAGCGCATTGCCGAAACCGGTCTCGGCGTCGATATGCTTGTCGGCGAGGAACGGGTAAACGGCTATTTCCCGCTCACCGAACCGCTGATCGGTGGGCCGGCTCCGCGGGTGATGAGCCTGCGCGACGGCACCAAGAAAATGTCGAAATCGGATGTGTCGGACCTGTCGCGGATCAATCTGACGGACGATGCCGATACGATTGCCAAGAAAATCCGCAAGGCCAAGACGGACCCCGAACCGCTTCCGGGCGATGTCGAGGGCCTGGAAGGACGGGCGGAAGCCGATAACCTCGTCGGTATCTATGCCGCTCTCTCCGATACGACCCGCGAAGCGGTGATTTCGGAGTTTGCCGGGCAGCAGTTTTCGGCCTTCAAACCGGCCTTGACGGAGCTTGCCGTCAGCGTCATGTCGCCGATTAATGACGAGATGCGGCGTCTTCTGGAAAGCCCGGACCACATCGACGACGTGTTGCGTGATGGTGGTGAGCGGGCAGCAGAGATAGCCGGTCAAACCATGAAGGATGTCAAGGACATCATCGGCCTGCTGCGCTAG